The Desulfovibrio sp. G11 region GCGGCACTATGCGGCTCTACATGGACGGTAACGTCCGCGCCTTCCAGCACTGAAGCCACGGCCTCTTCCGCCTCATGGGCCAGCTTATGCCCTTCGCTGACCTGTATGCCCGGCTCTACCCCTACAGTCAGATCCACAAAACTGGTGGGACCGCTGGTGCGCAGGCGCACATCGCGAACATTCGTAATGCCAGGCACCCGGCCGACAACCTTTATAATGGCCTGCTGCTCGCGCATGGAGCCGGAGTCCATAAGGATATCGACAGCCTGACGAGCCATGCGAATGCTGGCGCGAAAAATGATAACGGCGACAAGCAGGGCGGCTACCGTATCAGCCTGAACCAGTACCGCATGCATCGGCCCCGGAACATTGAGGGCAGAAGCCAGCCATACGGCAAGAACACCAACAAGAACCACCGCTGAAGAAAGAATATCAGTGGAAAAGTGTAATGCATCAGCCTCAAGCGCTTGGCTTTTATATTTTTTTGCCACACGGCGCAGCACGCGGACCCTGTTGACATCAATAACGATAGAAAGAGCCATAACCCCAACGCCCCACAAAGAAGGCGTTACGGGGCTTGCACCAGCCAAGAGGCGCTGCACGCCTTCGTGGACGACCCAAAAACAGGTCAAAAACAGCAACAGCGTCTGGGCCAGCGCCGAAAGGTTTTCTATCTTGCCGTGACCGTAGGGATGTCGCGCGTCTGCGGGTCTGGATGCCACACGCACGGCAGCAAGAGTCATGGCTGCCGCCAGCAAATCAAGGCCACTGTGAAGTGCTTCAGACAAAATGCCCAGGCTGTTTGTGTGCAGCCCTACAGCAAGCTTGACGGCAGTAAGGGCAAAGGCCGCCCACAATGATGTAAGCGCCGCACGATTTTTTTCAGCACTGGCTTCCAGCGAACTGGACATAACAGACCCCACGAGTAAAAAAAGCCCCCGGAGGGGCTTTTATCTTTAAGTTCCTATAGCCATTTGAACCATTCACGCCAGGACCCTTGACGTTTCTGCCGTGTCTCCTTGGCCTGCTCTTCCTTGTAGTAATGGTAGGCGGCAAGGCTTTTTTCTTTGGCATGCTCAGCCACTTCCGGCACGTCCTGGAAATTCTTTACGATAAATTCGTAGCGATGCCAGGCCGGGCCGTATTTTTTCATATGCCAGAACACGTCCGCAATATAAAGCTCGTGCTCCGCCATAAGTTTCCGGCAGGTTATCATGTGCTCTTCCGCGCCCTTGGCATAGGGAGAATCCGGATACATCTGGTGCAGACGATTGAAATAATCGTATGCTTCCTGCAATTCCGTTGTCGCCCTGTCAATGGAACGGAACTGTTTCAGCAGGGACATGCCCGTTTGATACAGCACGTAAGGGATGGCCTCATGCCTGGGATGCAATGATTCAAAATCTTTGTAACTTTCAGAAGCGAGTTCATATTCCTCGTCAAGGAAATACGCATCGCCCAAAGAAAGTTCAGCATCAATGGTATAAGGGCTGAAGGGATAGGTATCGCGCAGTTTATTGTATAGCTCCACTGCCCGCACATAGTTTTTTTCACTCATGGCGTCGTTGGCGGCCTCAAAAATTTCCTGCGCAGTGTCTTCGGCAGGCGGCAGGTATATCATATCAATAATACCGCAGCCGGAAGCCATGAGCATGCTCATGACAAGCAAGATGGAGCGTAACAATTTTTTATGCATGGAGCTGTTCCAGAAAGACAAATGCCGCTTGAGCGGCGGTTGCGCCATCGCCGGCGGCAGTGATGACCTGGCGGCAAAGCTTTGAGCGTATGTCTCCGGCGGCAAAAATGCCGGGAATACTGGTACGCATTTCAGTATCTGTCACGATAAAGCCCTGCTCATCAAGCACGATGCCCTGCGGCAGAAAGTCCGTTACCGGAGCAAAGCCCACATAAACGAACAGCCCGTCAACAGGCAGCAGTTCTTCCTGGCCGCTCAAGAGGTTTTTTACGGTCAGTCCGGTTAAAAAATCCTCACCATGCAGTTTCGTAATAGTCGAGCTGCGTATGATGTTGACCTTGTCCGGCATGCTTTCGAGCCTGTCTTCGTATACCTTGAGACCCCGGAAACTGTCACGCCGATGGATGAGATGAAGCTTGCCTACTATTTTGGTAAGATAGAGGCTTTCTTCCATTGCGGCGTTGCCGCCACCCACCACGGCCACAGTCTGGTTGCGATAAAAATTACCGTCGCAAAGTGCGCAGTAGGAAACTCCTTTGCCACGCAACCTGTCTTCATCTTCAAGGCCCAACTGACGGTGCTTGGCCCCCGAGCATACCAGCACGGTCTTGCACGTATGCTCCCCATCAGAAGTGCGCACAGTAAACCGGCCCGCCGAGCCGGTAATGGATTCAACAACGGTGGCGGGCCTGTCTACTGCCAAACCATCAAGATGCGCGGCGAAGAGGTCGGCAAGTTCATAGCCCTTGATGCCCTTGGGAAAGCCCGGGTAGTTCTCCAGCGCTTCGGTTTGCAGCAACTGCCCCCCGGAGGTCAAACGCTCCGGCATAAGAACGCTGCAACCGGACCGCGCCAGATACAGGGCTGCGGTAACGCCGGCGGGGCCGCCACCGATCACAACGGCATCGTATGCTTTCATGCCAGCGCCTTGGTATCAAGCAGATCTTTCATGGCAGCCTTGGTCACAGCGCCGGTGATCTGCTCGACAGTTTCGCCGTTTTTGAAAAGGACGAGGGTGGGGATAGCACGTATGCCGAATTTTGTGGGAGTGGCAGGATTTTCATCCACGTTCATCTTTACGATGCGCACTTTGCCTGCATATTCGGTGGCAAGTTCGTCAATGATAGGGCCAACAGCGCGGCAGGGGCCGCACCAGGGTGCCCAAAAGTCAAGCAGAACCGGCAGATCGGACTTGAGGACAACACTTTCAAAGGTGGCGTCAGTGACCTGTTCAGCCATAACTATCTCCTTAGGTTTATGTTGCGCACTGCATGCCCGAAAGGGCGCAGAGGCGGAAAACCGAAGCTTCGGGATATGGATTCCGAGGCCTCTGTATTGAGCAAGAGTAGTTTCCAAAGACCTGACTGTCAAGACAATCTCATGTTTCTGACAGGTCTTCAGCGTATTCCCGGCAGCGCCTCATATCGTCAGGCAGGGCGCGCCCGCGGGGTACGGTTTCCATGTTTAATTGGTGGTAATATCCTTCTTTTCCGAGCAACCAGCCCGCATAGGCAATCATGGCCGCATTGTCCGTGCATAAATGCGGGCCGGGAATGATGGCCTGACCGCCTCTGCGCTCCATCAGTTCCGTAACGCGCTGGCGCAACAACGAGTTGCAGGCAACGCCGCCCGCAAGAATCAAATATTTCAACTGCGGATTTCTGTCCAGCGCTCTCGTAGCCTTTGTGCAAAGGGTATCCACCACGGCCAGATTAAAGGCGGCGCAACAATCTTTCAGATCTTGCGGCGCGTCCGCCGTCGAACCCAAAGGGCGCGGCCATGTCATGCCCGCAAAATGTTGTTGTACATAGGTACTGGCGGCAGTTTTCAATCCGCTGAAGCTGAAATCCAGGTTGTCATTGTCCAGATAGGGACGTGGAAAGGCAATTCCATCCGCCCGCCCTTCTCCGGCAAGAGCGTCCATAAGGCGTCCTCCTGGATAGGCCAGGCCAAGCACCTTACCGACCTTGTCAAAGGCCTCTCCCGCCGCGTCATCCAAGGTGCGCCCAAGGGGCAGACAGTTCCACGGGGTTTCCATGCGATACAGGTGCGTATGCCCGCCGGAAACCAGCAGTCCCAAAGCCGGAAACTTCAAAGGTTGCTCCAGCCCGGCTGCCAGTAGATGCGCCTGTAAATGATTGACACCGAGAAAACGTGCCCCCAGACTGAAAGCAAGCCCCTTGGCAAAGGCCACACCCACCAGCAGACTGCCAAGCAGCCCCGGCCCACGCGCGACAGCTACAAGGTCGATTTCTTCATTACTCTTGTCGCTACGCCGCATCAATTCGTCAAACAGGGGGCCGATATAACGATAATGCTCGCGGGATGCCAGCTCGGGCACAACACCGCCAAACAGTGCGTGCATATCAGCCTGGGTGGACAATACAGAATGCAGCAGGCGGCCATCTTCCACCAAGGCCAGCGCGGTTTCGTCACAGGAACTTTCAATGCCAAGGCAAAGCATATGGTCTCTCTTTCAACAAAAAACAGGAGCCGCGCCGAACGCGGCCCCAGAATTACGTACGATTTGCTGTCAGGCTATCAAACCGGCATACTTGGCATAAATGTTTTCAACAGCTTCCACATCTTTGGCGGAGCCGATGAATAAAGGCGTACGTGCATGCAAGTGCTCGGGAACCCTTTCAAGAATGCGGCCCCTGCCGTCACTTGCCTTGCCCCCGGCCTGCTCCGCAAGAAAAGCCAAGGGGGCAGCCTCGCACATAAGACGCAGTTTGCCGTTGGGTTTTTTGGCATCCGATGGGTACATATAAATGCCGCCGTTGATCAACGTGCGATGAAAATCCGCAACAAGAGCACCGACATACCGGGAGGAATACGGCTTTCCGTCTGAAGTTTCACAGCCGTGAAACCAGTTTACAGCCTCGCGGGCAGGGGCATCCCAATTCTTCCAGTTCCCCTCATTTACCGAATAGATGTACCCCTGCTCGGGGATGCACATGTTGGGATGGGAAAGCAAAAATTCTCCCACTCCGGGGTCAAGGGTGAAGCCATGAACTCCTTGCCCCGTGCTGAGTACAAGCATGGTGGAGGGACCATATAAAATATAACCTGCCGCCACTTGCCTGTTGCCCGGCTGCAGCACCTCATCCAGCGTCACTTCGCCTGAATGCCCATCGGGACGACGTAAAATCGAAAAAATTGTTCCAACATTGATGTTAACATCAATGTTGGAAGAACCGTCCAGTGGATCAAAAATCAAGATATAGTCGCCACGGGGAAATTCCGGGCTGACGCGTATCAGGTCGGCCTCTTCTTCCGAACTCATGGCACACAGGGCGCCACACCGCTCCATGCGGTAGAGCATGATGCGATTGGCGATTGTATCCATTTTCTGAACATTCTCGCCTTGAACGTTAACTTCGCCTGTACCGCCGAGAATATCCAACAACCCAGCCTTGTTAATGCGGCGGGAGATACTTTTGCCGGAAAGGATAAGGTCGTACAGCAAGCCGGTAAATTGCCCCGTGGCCTGCGGGGTGCGCTTTTGATGCAGCAGCAGATGTTCCGTGACCGTGATATCAGCCATGCAGGCCTCCTGCAAAAAACAGATGTTCCGAATACCTAAAGGCTTGCGCCGCCCCGGGGCGGCGCAAGCTTCATAATATGCGTCAATTCCGTGGCCCGAAAGGACTTGGACGCCCACCCGGCAAAATGGCCGGAGCGGCGTTGCTGTCCGGTTCATCGTCAGCTGAAGATGCAGCGCCAGTTTTTTCCGGTGCAGGCTTTTCAGCCGGTTTTTCCGCAGCGGGTGCTGGAGCCTTGGCGGCTTCGTCCACAGGAGCAGCATTTTCCTTGCCAGCTCCTTCAGTGGCAGTTCCGGCCTTGCCTTCCTCTGTCTCATCCGCACGAGGGCCGAAGGGACTCGGCATAACTACCGTGGGCCTTTCTTCGCGGGGGCCAAAGGGACTCGGTCTGCCGGCATCCATATCTGCCGGCAAGCCAAGACCGGCAGGCGGCGAAGCGGGAGCCGCACGGCGTGGCCGCTGCACCCTTTCTACAGGAACATTTTCTCCCTCAAGCTGACGCTCCTGAACCCTGCCCTTCTCGGCACGCTTGTTCTTGAGCAACACACTGTCGTGGCTGCCGGGCTGAAGGTCGTGAGAGGGGGCGCCTGCAGGCCGCGGTGCTTCGCCTTCGGCGGTGACAGCATCTCCGGGCGCCGGCACAGCCATGGCCGGACCGTCCAGATTTTTGCGCTTGCGTTCTGGTTGGGGGGGCGGCGGCAACTTTTCCCGTTCTTTCGGGAAAAACGCCAGCCCCTGATCCACATTGCCGCCGCCTTCAGGGAAGGTGCCTTTTTCAGCAACGGCAAAAACAAGGGGCAGGTTGCCCAGGTAGCGAACAAGATAATAAAACGTGCCGTTTACATTGGTGCATGTGCCGGAAGAACTCTTGGTAACGGCTTCATCCCAATTTACACCAGCCAAAGGCGTGGCCGCAAAATCATACTTGCCAGGCCACAACAGGGCCTGGGGAGTAAGAATGACCACGTTTTCCGGGCTACCGGAATACTGCATGAGCGCACGCATGTCAAAATAGGTTGCCACCACACCCAAAAAGTCTACGCCGTCATACAGCGGAGCGGCCAGCAAAACCTCCGGCCCCAAAGGAGAAGGTTGCACATCGGCCCGCAAGGCGCGGCTGCTCTGTTTTTTATCTTCATAAAGCAGAGGGATAAAATCAAGCTGCTTCATGGGGTTAGCAGGCTCCTGACCAAGAATGCTGCCGTCATACTTGACGCCCGCAAAGCCGCTGACCCAAGGGAAGCTGTTGAAGAACGTGACGATCCAGTCACGCGTGGGCGGCTTGTCGGCGTTAAGCATGACGCGCTCAAGGCGGCTCAGCTCCACATCAATACCCATCATGCTATGGGTCAGGGCCAAAGCCTGCGGCGAAAGTTCACCTTTTTCGTCATAATCCACCGAGGCAGGTGGACTGACGTACGTATTCCAGAATCCTTTGGTGGACTTCCATGCGTTTTTGGTTGGCTGGTATGAACTGCAACCTGCAACAAGAAGAGCGGCAGCTGCCAGCATGAGTGTGGTCCGCAGATATGATTTGAACACCGTGTTCTCCCTGAGCTTTAGAGCAGCCATGCATTATTGCCGGACAACTCCGCACGAATGGTAAAGCGCCGTCAGGCATTGACACAGAGCCTGTCAGCACCCTGGCGGTATACAGATAAATACATCTTGAAATTTATCAGCTGTGCGCTCTGGCCTCAACACGTTCTGCCAGAGCCTCGAGCATGCTTATAAGCTTGTCTTTGCCGCTTGCCGCTTCAGGCGTGGCGGCAGCCGGAGTAAGATCTTCCGGCTGCGCGCTGCCTAACCGTGCGTTCAAGGTTGCTATCCTCTGGCGCAGGTCGGCGCTTTCTTCTGGCGCCGTGGCAGCGGCTGCCAGTTCGTGATAAATATCCAGCGCCCCTTTGGTGTCACCCTGTTCGGCCAGGACTTCGGCCATGGAGCGCGTGCGCAAAGAAAACCGCTCTTCCCCTTCTTCGTTTCCTTCATCGCCATGACCTGCAGGATTGTCTACCGCAGTATCCCGCGCAACTGTGATTTTTTCTGCCGTCGGAGAAGCCTCGCAGGCAACTGCAGGGGCAGGCCGCTGCGGCCGGGTCTCGTTCAGGATATTGTCAGGATCAAAAGCCGCAAGCTTTTCGTGTGTCAGATGTTCATGCGCGAGATGCTGATGGGCGGAATGGACAGCAGAGAGCGTATCATCCACAGGGACAACCTGTTCCAGGCTGTCTTCAGGCAGATCCGCGGACTGCTCAGAGATGTCTGAATGCAGGG contains the following coding sequences:
- a CDS encoding NAD(P)/FAD-dependent oxidoreductase produces the protein MKAYDAVVIGGGPAGVTAALYLARSGCSVLMPERLTSGGQLLQTEALENYPGFPKGIKGYELADLFAAHLDGLAVDRPATVVESITGSAGRFTVRTSDGEHTCKTVLVCSGAKHRQLGLEDEDRLRGKGVSYCALCDGNFYRNQTVAVVGGGNAAMEESLYLTKIVGKLHLIHRRDSFRGLKVYEDRLESMPDKVNIIRSSTITKLHGEDFLTGLTVKNLLSGQEELLPVDGLFVYVGFAPVTDFLPQGIVLDEQGFIVTDTEMRTSIPGIFAAGDIRSKLCRQVITAAGDGATAAQAAFVFLEQLHA
- the tsaD gene encoding tRNA (adenosine(37)-N6)-threonylcarbamoyltransferase complex transferase subunit TsaD; translation: MLCLGIESSCDETALALVEDGRLLHSVLSTQADMHALFGGVVPELASREHYRYIGPLFDELMRRSDKSNEEIDLVAVARGPGLLGSLLVGVAFAKGLAFSLGARFLGVNHLQAHLLAAGLEQPLKFPALGLLVSGGHTHLYRMETPWNCLPLGRTLDDAAGEAFDKVGKVLGLAYPGGRLMDALAGEGRADGIAFPRPYLDNDNLDFSFSGLKTAASTYVQQHFAGMTWPRPLGSTADAPQDLKDCCAAFNLAVVDTLCTKATRALDRNPQLKYLILAGGVACNSLLRQRVTELMERRGGQAIIPGPHLCTDNAAMIAYAGWLLGKEGYYHQLNMETVPRGRALPDDMRRCREYAEDLSET
- the trxA gene encoding thioredoxin, with amino-acid sequence MAEQVTDATFESVVLKSDLPVLLDFWAPWCGPCRAVGPIIDELATEYAGKVRIVKMNVDENPATPTKFGIRAIPTLVLFKNGETVEQITGAVTKAAMKDLLDTKALA
- a CDS encoding cation diffusion facilitator family transporter translates to MSSSLEASAEKNRAALTSLWAAFALTAVKLAVGLHTNSLGILSEALHSGLDLLAAAMTLAAVRVASRPADARHPYGHGKIENLSALAQTLLLFLTCFWVVHEGVQRLLAGASPVTPSLWGVGVMALSIVIDVNRVRVLRRVAKKYKSQALEADALHFSTDILSSAVVLVGVLAVWLASALNVPGPMHAVLVQADTVAALLVAVIIFRASIRMARQAVDILMDSGSMREQQAIIKVVGRVPGITNVRDVRLRTSGPTSFVDLTVGVEPGIQVSEGHKLAHEAEEAVASVLEGADVTVHVEPHSAADDKHCDPFVQVQHTAWKHALAVHNVHILRSAGNCFVELHVELPGKMPFVQAYGRVVDFEDDLRKTMPGSEVVSHLEPVGTAYALAYGASVSVPYAEMVWREIEAVLAKEPLACNPHKFSTYELPEQGVCISFHCDVDATLSVEEAHTVCMRLEKQLRLSAPQLGRIIIHMEPGARPQREQGSVI
- a CDS encoding tetratricopeptide repeat protein, with amino-acid sequence MTEKIEWYKEVLDLEPNSKVFFPLARLLAEAQRTDEAVEVLERGLKRHDEFLEARIFLIELLYRAGKQDACEKQVEKLSKMLTAYAGFWQAWAASLAAEAHSPDAAAVMNFLALNFARGPVSLQEVMERGVNSLLGQDVPRNTVHCQPRRNEAPGNVIGAPKEAEVSLESEDTAVSASQPADFFLEPEAATALHSDISEQSADLPEDSLEQVVPVDDTLSAVHSAHQHLAHEHLTHEKLAAFDPDNILNETRPQRPAPAVACEASPTAEKITVARDTAVDNPAGHGDEGNEEGEERFSLRTRSMAEVLAEQGDTKGALDIYHELAAAATAPEESADLRQRIATLNARLGSAQPEDLTPAAATPEAASGKDKLISMLEALAERVEARAHS
- a CDS encoding outer membrane protein assembly factor BamD, giving the protein MHKKLLRSILLVMSMLMASGCGIIDMIYLPPAEDTAQEIFEAANDAMSEKNYVRAVELYNKLRDTYPFSPYTIDAELSLGDAYFLDEEYELASESYKDFESLHPRHEAIPYVLYQTGMSLLKQFRSIDRATTELQEAYDYFNRLHQMYPDSPYAKGAEEHMITCRKLMAEHELYIADVFWHMKKYGPAWHRYEFIVKNFQDVPEVAEHAKEKSLAAYHYYKEEQAKETRQKRQGSWREWFKWL
- the fbp gene encoding class 1 fructose-bisphosphatase, with the translated sequence MADITVTEHLLLHQKRTPQATGQFTGLLYDLILSGKSISRRINKAGLLDILGGTGEVNVQGENVQKMDTIANRIMLYRMERCGALCAMSSEEEADLIRVSPEFPRGDYILIFDPLDGSSNIDVNINVGTIFSILRRPDGHSGEVTLDEVLQPGNRQVAAGYILYGPSTMLVLSTGQGVHGFTLDPGVGEFLLSHPNMCIPEQGYIYSVNEGNWKNWDAPAREAVNWFHGCETSDGKPYSSRYVGALVADFHRTLINGGIYMYPSDAKKPNGKLRLMCEAAPLAFLAEQAGGKASDGRGRILERVPEHLHARTPLFIGSAKDVEAVENIYAKYAGLIA